The Thunnus thynnus chromosome 2, fThuThy2.1, whole genome shotgun sequence genome includes a region encoding these proteins:
- the mlxip gene encoding MLX-interacting protein isoform X2, which translates to MSFRQKYRRPPASIKQEQDDDSDAEETHLGLRRTDGLESQIIHSGHFMVSSPHSEHPPKKGYDFDTVNKQTCQTYHFGKASASHFSIDASLTKLFECMTLAYSGKLVSPKWKNFKGLKLLWRDKIRLNNAIWRAWYMQYVEKRENPVCHFVTPLDGTMDLDVHRPAEAVATEGKCWKRRIEIVIREYHKWRTYFKKRKHKDDDLSSLLKGPEEQLSLFGEVSPDMLRVSFYQDEEIVARRVPRKHNETPAPMEMDPLFDMDVLMSEFSDTLFSTLASHQPIAWPNPREIAHAGNADMIQPGLIPLQPNLDFMDSFDPLQDLFHSLRQPVFPSVSPTASSVTPLPSSSSQSQAQLMSSMQLTSNHISPPGPLPIPTPMASQTSGTGGGGDAAFVQNYMPLFPGHVAPSNQAVVSSVSQTLSHDPLAQCLPGQSMVSAAPMVPSPLDNTAALDETVAPSVITHTASSIVTPSAAATTFTHGSEYNSISTQPPPPPSQLQSLAPLPATSVQHPQTFVLPRPFQSSSANKNRPVQRIAPANPVHPPQLILTGPFPGHGNAVIVTPTPMKAEVGPNTVVLTPHLAGSSGFHVVSQTQKSPQPIVPKEKSYSSSRKNQKPSSSVGHSQPGSGQGSPCALDQVPSPQSLISSSSTPLVKNEQNQSRRTTHISAEQKRRSNINIGFKTLCNLVPTLKSQSNISNAVTLQKTVEHIGKLQQERQQMQEEVKRLREEIEELNASINLCQEQLPATGVPSTRHRFDHMQEKFNEYIKSRTLQNWKFWIFSIIIKPLFESFNGMVLTTSRAELCQTTLQWLDRHCSLPVLRPMVLSTLRQLSTTTSILSDPSLLPEEAIQAVTHTDV; encoded by the exons ATGTCTTTTCGGCAGAAATACCGTCGCCCACCGGCGAGTATAAAGCAGGAGCAGGACGACGACTCTGACGCGGAGGAGACTCACCTGGGTCTGAGGAGGACGGACGGGCTGGAGTCTCAGATCATCCACAGTGGACACTTCATGGTGTCGTCGCCCCACAGCGAGCACCCCCCGAAGAAAGGCTACGACTTCGACACTGTCAACAAACAGACCTGTCAGACTTATCATTTTGGCAAAGCGAGCGCATCGCACTTCTCCATAGATGCTTCACTGACCAAACTATTTGAATGCATGACCCTCGCGTACAG TGGTAAGTTGGTTTCTCCCAAATGGAAAAACTTCAAAGGGCTAAAGTTGCTATGGAGAGACAAGATCCGCCTCAACAACGCCATATGGAGAGCCTGGTATATGCAGT ATGTCGAGAAAAGGGAGAATCCCGTTTGTCATTTTGTGACCCCCCTCGATGGAACTATGGACTTGGACGTCCATCGTCCTGCGGAg gcTGTTGCCACAGAGGGGAAATGCTGGAAAAGAAGAATTGAAATTGTCATAAGAGAATATCACAAGTGGAGGACGTACTTTAAGAAAAGG AAGCACAAGGATGATGACCTCTCAAGCTTGCTTAAG GGGCCAGAGGAGCAGTTATCACTGTTTGGGGAAGTCTCTCCAGACATGCTCCGTGTCTCCTTTTATCAGGATGAAGAGATTGTTGCACGCCGCGTGCCTCGTAAGCATAATGAAACACCCGCCCCTATGGAGATGGACCCTCTCTTTGACATGGACGTTCTGATGTCTGAGTTTTCAGACACGTTGTTCTCCACGTTGGCCTCGCACCAGCCCATAGCCTGGCCCAATCCGAGGGAGATTg CTCACGCAGGGAACGCTGACATGATCCAACCAGGACTGATCCCCTTACAACCCAACCTAGACTTCATGGACTCCTTCGATCCACTTCAAG ACTTATTTCACAGCCTCCGTCAGCCCGTCTTCCCCTCTGTTTCCCCCACTGCATCATCTGTCACCCCTCTACCCAGCAGCAGCTCTCAGTCACAG GCCCAGTTAATGTCCTCCATGCAGCTCACAAGCAACCACATCTCCCCTCCTGGCCCCCTGCCCATCCCCACTCCCATGGCCAGTCAAACCAGTGGAACAGGTGGTGGTGGGGATGCTGCCTTTGTACAAAACTACATGCCTCTGTTTCCCGGGCACGTGGCGCCCAGTAATCAAGCAGTAGTTTCCTCAGTCTCTCAGACGTTATCCCATGATCCGCTGGCACAGTGCCTCCCAGGTCAGAGCATGGTCTCAGCAGCACCCATGGTTCCCTCACCCTTGGACAACACAGCAGCTCTGGACGAGACCGTAGCACCAtctgtgatcacacacacagcctcttcCATTGTCACACCCAGCGCCGCTGCCACCACCTTCACCCACGGCTCAGAATATAACTCCATATCCACACAACCTCCACCTCCTCCGTCCCAACTCCAATCCTTAGCTCCGCTGCCTGCCACCTCTGTCCAGCACCCTCAGACGTTTGTCTTGCCTCGCCCCTTTCAGTCATCCAGTGCCAACAAAAACCGCCCCGTGCAAAGGATTGCTCCTGCTAACCCCGTCCACCCCCCCCAACTTATCCTCACAG GCCCTTTCCCAGGTCATGGCAATGCTGTGATTGTTACACCAACGCCGATGAAAGCAGAGGTGGGCCCCAATACAGTGGTGCTCACTCCTCATCTTGCAGGG tcATCTGGATTTCATGTTGTGTCTCAGACGCAAAAGTCTCCCCAGCCGATTGTCCCCAAAGAAAAGTCTTATTCTTCCAGCCGCAAAAACCAGAAACCCTCCTCTAGTGTCG GTCACAGTCAGCCAGGATCAGGTCAAGGGTCGCCATGTGCACTAGATCAAGTTCCTAGTCCCCAGTCActgatcagcagcagcagtacgCCTCTGGTAAAGAATGAGCAAAAccag AGCCGGAGAACAACACACATATCTGCTGAGCAGAAGAGAAGATCAAACATAAACATTGGCTTTAAAACACTCTGCAACCTGGTTCCCACACTTAAGTCCCAATCAAAT ATCAGTAATGCAGTCACATTGCAGAAGACAGTAGAGCACATTGGGAAGCTCCAGCAAGAGAGGCAGCAGATGCAAGAAGAGGTCAAGAGATTGCGAGAAGAGATAGAGGAGCTCAACGCCTCCATAAA CCTGTGCCAGGAACAACTACCTGCAACAGGAGTGCCCAGCACGCGGCATCGCTTTGACCACATGCAAGAGAAGTTCAATGAATATATCAAGAGCCGCACTCTCCAGAACTGGAAGTTTTGGATT TTCAGCATCATTATCAAGCCTCTCTTTGAGTCATTTAATGGGATGGTCTTAACTACAAGCAGAGCTGAGCTGTGCCAGACCACGCTGCAATGGCTCGATCGCCATTGTTCCCTTCCGGTGCTCAGACCCA TGGTGCTGAGTACGCTTCGTCAGCTGAGCACAACCACGTCCATTCTTAGCGACCCATCCCTGCTGCCTGAAGAAGCCATCCAGGCTGTCACGCACACAGACGTGTAG
- the mlxip gene encoding MLX-interacting protein isoform X1 has translation MSFRQKYRRPPASIKQEQDDDSDAEETHLGLRRTDGLESQIIHSGHFMVSSPHSEHPPKKGYDFDTVNKQTCQTYHFGKASASHFSIDASLTKLFECMTLAYSGKLVSPKWKNFKGLKLLWRDKIRLNNAIWRAWYMQYVEKRENPVCHFVTPLDGTMDLDVHRPAEAVATEGKCWKRRIEIVIREYHKWRTYFKKRLQKHKDDDLSSLLKGPEEQLSLFGEVSPDMLRVSFYQDEEIVARRVPRKHNETPAPMEMDPLFDMDVLMSEFSDTLFSTLASHQPIAWPNPREIAHAGNADMIQPGLIPLQPNLDFMDSFDPLQDLFHSLRQPVFPSVSPTASSVTPLPSSSSQSQAQLMSSMQLTSNHISPPGPLPIPTPMASQTSGTGGGGDAAFVQNYMPLFPGHVAPSNQAVVSSVSQTLSHDPLAQCLPGQSMVSAAPMVPSPLDNTAALDETVAPSVITHTASSIVTPSAAATTFTHGSEYNSISTQPPPPPSQLQSLAPLPATSVQHPQTFVLPRPFQSSSANKNRPVQRIAPANPVHPPQLILTGPFPGHGNAVIVTPTPMKAEVGPNTVVLTPHLAGSSGFHVVSQTQKSPQPIVPKEKSYSSSRKNQKPSSSVGHSQPGSGQGSPCALDQVPSPQSLISSSSTPLVKNEQNQSRRTTHISAEQKRRSNINIGFKTLCNLVPTLKSQSNISNAVTLQKTVEHIGKLQQERQQMQEEVKRLREEIEELNASINLCQEQLPATGVPSTRHRFDHMQEKFNEYIKSRTLQNWKFWIFSIIIKPLFESFNGMVLTTSRAELCQTTLQWLDRHCSLPVLRPMVLSTLRQLSTTTSILSDPSLLPEEAIQAVTHTDV, from the exons ATGTCTTTTCGGCAGAAATACCGTCGCCCACCGGCGAGTATAAAGCAGGAGCAGGACGACGACTCTGACGCGGAGGAGACTCACCTGGGTCTGAGGAGGACGGACGGGCTGGAGTCTCAGATCATCCACAGTGGACACTTCATGGTGTCGTCGCCCCACAGCGAGCACCCCCCGAAGAAAGGCTACGACTTCGACACTGTCAACAAACAGACCTGTCAGACTTATCATTTTGGCAAAGCGAGCGCATCGCACTTCTCCATAGATGCTTCACTGACCAAACTATTTGAATGCATGACCCTCGCGTACAG TGGTAAGTTGGTTTCTCCCAAATGGAAAAACTTCAAAGGGCTAAAGTTGCTATGGAGAGACAAGATCCGCCTCAACAACGCCATATGGAGAGCCTGGTATATGCAGT ATGTCGAGAAAAGGGAGAATCCCGTTTGTCATTTTGTGACCCCCCTCGATGGAACTATGGACTTGGACGTCCATCGTCCTGCGGAg gcTGTTGCCACAGAGGGGAAATGCTGGAAAAGAAGAATTGAAATTGTCATAAGAGAATATCACAAGTGGAGGACGTACTTTAAGAAAAGG TTACAGAAGCACAAGGATGATGACCTCTCAAGCTTGCTTAAG GGGCCAGAGGAGCAGTTATCACTGTTTGGGGAAGTCTCTCCAGACATGCTCCGTGTCTCCTTTTATCAGGATGAAGAGATTGTTGCACGCCGCGTGCCTCGTAAGCATAATGAAACACCCGCCCCTATGGAGATGGACCCTCTCTTTGACATGGACGTTCTGATGTCTGAGTTTTCAGACACGTTGTTCTCCACGTTGGCCTCGCACCAGCCCATAGCCTGGCCCAATCCGAGGGAGATTg CTCACGCAGGGAACGCTGACATGATCCAACCAGGACTGATCCCCTTACAACCCAACCTAGACTTCATGGACTCCTTCGATCCACTTCAAG ACTTATTTCACAGCCTCCGTCAGCCCGTCTTCCCCTCTGTTTCCCCCACTGCATCATCTGTCACCCCTCTACCCAGCAGCAGCTCTCAGTCACAG GCCCAGTTAATGTCCTCCATGCAGCTCACAAGCAACCACATCTCCCCTCCTGGCCCCCTGCCCATCCCCACTCCCATGGCCAGTCAAACCAGTGGAACAGGTGGTGGTGGGGATGCTGCCTTTGTACAAAACTACATGCCTCTGTTTCCCGGGCACGTGGCGCCCAGTAATCAAGCAGTAGTTTCCTCAGTCTCTCAGACGTTATCCCATGATCCGCTGGCACAGTGCCTCCCAGGTCAGAGCATGGTCTCAGCAGCACCCATGGTTCCCTCACCCTTGGACAACACAGCAGCTCTGGACGAGACCGTAGCACCAtctgtgatcacacacacagcctcttcCATTGTCACACCCAGCGCCGCTGCCACCACCTTCACCCACGGCTCAGAATATAACTCCATATCCACACAACCTCCACCTCCTCCGTCCCAACTCCAATCCTTAGCTCCGCTGCCTGCCACCTCTGTCCAGCACCCTCAGACGTTTGTCTTGCCTCGCCCCTTTCAGTCATCCAGTGCCAACAAAAACCGCCCCGTGCAAAGGATTGCTCCTGCTAACCCCGTCCACCCCCCCCAACTTATCCTCACAG GCCCTTTCCCAGGTCATGGCAATGCTGTGATTGTTACACCAACGCCGATGAAAGCAGAGGTGGGCCCCAATACAGTGGTGCTCACTCCTCATCTTGCAGGG tcATCTGGATTTCATGTTGTGTCTCAGACGCAAAAGTCTCCCCAGCCGATTGTCCCCAAAGAAAAGTCTTATTCTTCCAGCCGCAAAAACCAGAAACCCTCCTCTAGTGTCG GTCACAGTCAGCCAGGATCAGGTCAAGGGTCGCCATGTGCACTAGATCAAGTTCCTAGTCCCCAGTCActgatcagcagcagcagtacgCCTCTGGTAAAGAATGAGCAAAAccag AGCCGGAGAACAACACACATATCTGCTGAGCAGAAGAGAAGATCAAACATAAACATTGGCTTTAAAACACTCTGCAACCTGGTTCCCACACTTAAGTCCCAATCAAAT ATCAGTAATGCAGTCACATTGCAGAAGACAGTAGAGCACATTGGGAAGCTCCAGCAAGAGAGGCAGCAGATGCAAGAAGAGGTCAAGAGATTGCGAGAAGAGATAGAGGAGCTCAACGCCTCCATAAA CCTGTGCCAGGAACAACTACCTGCAACAGGAGTGCCCAGCACGCGGCATCGCTTTGACCACATGCAAGAGAAGTTCAATGAATATATCAAGAGCCGCACTCTCCAGAACTGGAAGTTTTGGATT TTCAGCATCATTATCAAGCCTCTCTTTGAGTCATTTAATGGGATGGTCTTAACTACAAGCAGAGCTGAGCTGTGCCAGACCACGCTGCAATGGCTCGATCGCCATTGTTCCCTTCCGGTGCTCAGACCCA TGGTGCTGAGTACGCTTCGTCAGCTGAGCACAACCACGTCCATTCTTAGCGACCCATCCCTGCTGCCTGAAGAAGCCATCCAGGCTGTCACGCACACAGACGTGTAG
- the mlxip gene encoding MLX-interacting protein isoform X3, whose product MSFRQKYRRPPASIKQEQDDDSDAEETHLGLRRTDGLESQIIHSGHFMVSSPHSEHPPKKGYDFDTVNKQTCQTYHFGKASASHFSIDASLTKLFECMTLAYSGKLVSPKWKNFKGLKLLWRDKIRLNNAIWRAWYMQYVEKRENPVCHFVTPLDGTMDLDVHRPAEAVATEGKCWKRRIEIVIREYHKWRTYFKKRLQKHKDDDLSSLLKDEEIVARRVPRKHNETPAPMEMDPLFDMDVLMSEFSDTLFSTLASHQPIAWPNPREIAHAGNADMIQPGLIPLQPNLDFMDSFDPLQDLFHSLRQPVFPSVSPTASSVTPLPSSSSQSQAQLMSSMQLTSNHISPPGPLPIPTPMASQTSGTGGGGDAAFVQNYMPLFPGHVAPSNQAVVSSVSQTLSHDPLAQCLPGQSMVSAAPMVPSPLDNTAALDETVAPSVITHTASSIVTPSAAATTFTHGSEYNSISTQPPPPPSQLQSLAPLPATSVQHPQTFVLPRPFQSSSANKNRPVQRIAPANPVHPPQLILTGPFPGHGNAVIVTPTPMKAEVGPNTVVLTPHLAGSSGFHVVSQTQKSPQPIVPKEKSYSSSRKNQKPSSSVGHSQPGSGQGSPCALDQVPSPQSLISSSSTPLVKNEQNQSRRTTHISAEQKRRSNINIGFKTLCNLVPTLKSQSNISNAVTLQKTVEHIGKLQQERQQMQEEVKRLREEIEELNASINLCQEQLPATGVPSTRHRFDHMQEKFNEYIKSRTLQNWKFWIFSIIIKPLFESFNGMVLTTSRAELCQTTLQWLDRHCSLPVLRPMVLSTLRQLSTTTSILSDPSLLPEEAIQAVTHTDV is encoded by the exons ATGTCTTTTCGGCAGAAATACCGTCGCCCACCGGCGAGTATAAAGCAGGAGCAGGACGACGACTCTGACGCGGAGGAGACTCACCTGGGTCTGAGGAGGACGGACGGGCTGGAGTCTCAGATCATCCACAGTGGACACTTCATGGTGTCGTCGCCCCACAGCGAGCACCCCCCGAAGAAAGGCTACGACTTCGACACTGTCAACAAACAGACCTGTCAGACTTATCATTTTGGCAAAGCGAGCGCATCGCACTTCTCCATAGATGCTTCACTGACCAAACTATTTGAATGCATGACCCTCGCGTACAG TGGTAAGTTGGTTTCTCCCAAATGGAAAAACTTCAAAGGGCTAAAGTTGCTATGGAGAGACAAGATCCGCCTCAACAACGCCATATGGAGAGCCTGGTATATGCAGT ATGTCGAGAAAAGGGAGAATCCCGTTTGTCATTTTGTGACCCCCCTCGATGGAACTATGGACTTGGACGTCCATCGTCCTGCGGAg gcTGTTGCCACAGAGGGGAAATGCTGGAAAAGAAGAATTGAAATTGTCATAAGAGAATATCACAAGTGGAGGACGTACTTTAAGAAAAGG TTACAGAAGCACAAGGATGATGACCTCTCAAGCTTGCTTAAG GATGAAGAGATTGTTGCACGCCGCGTGCCTCGTAAGCATAATGAAACACCCGCCCCTATGGAGATGGACCCTCTCTTTGACATGGACGTTCTGATGTCTGAGTTTTCAGACACGTTGTTCTCCACGTTGGCCTCGCACCAGCCCATAGCCTGGCCCAATCCGAGGGAGATTg CTCACGCAGGGAACGCTGACATGATCCAACCAGGACTGATCCCCTTACAACCCAACCTAGACTTCATGGACTCCTTCGATCCACTTCAAG ACTTATTTCACAGCCTCCGTCAGCCCGTCTTCCCCTCTGTTTCCCCCACTGCATCATCTGTCACCCCTCTACCCAGCAGCAGCTCTCAGTCACAG GCCCAGTTAATGTCCTCCATGCAGCTCACAAGCAACCACATCTCCCCTCCTGGCCCCCTGCCCATCCCCACTCCCATGGCCAGTCAAACCAGTGGAACAGGTGGTGGTGGGGATGCTGCCTTTGTACAAAACTACATGCCTCTGTTTCCCGGGCACGTGGCGCCCAGTAATCAAGCAGTAGTTTCCTCAGTCTCTCAGACGTTATCCCATGATCCGCTGGCACAGTGCCTCCCAGGTCAGAGCATGGTCTCAGCAGCACCCATGGTTCCCTCACCCTTGGACAACACAGCAGCTCTGGACGAGACCGTAGCACCAtctgtgatcacacacacagcctcttcCATTGTCACACCCAGCGCCGCTGCCACCACCTTCACCCACGGCTCAGAATATAACTCCATATCCACACAACCTCCACCTCCTCCGTCCCAACTCCAATCCTTAGCTCCGCTGCCTGCCACCTCTGTCCAGCACCCTCAGACGTTTGTCTTGCCTCGCCCCTTTCAGTCATCCAGTGCCAACAAAAACCGCCCCGTGCAAAGGATTGCTCCTGCTAACCCCGTCCACCCCCCCCAACTTATCCTCACAG GCCCTTTCCCAGGTCATGGCAATGCTGTGATTGTTACACCAACGCCGATGAAAGCAGAGGTGGGCCCCAATACAGTGGTGCTCACTCCTCATCTTGCAGGG tcATCTGGATTTCATGTTGTGTCTCAGACGCAAAAGTCTCCCCAGCCGATTGTCCCCAAAGAAAAGTCTTATTCTTCCAGCCGCAAAAACCAGAAACCCTCCTCTAGTGTCG GTCACAGTCAGCCAGGATCAGGTCAAGGGTCGCCATGTGCACTAGATCAAGTTCCTAGTCCCCAGTCActgatcagcagcagcagtacgCCTCTGGTAAAGAATGAGCAAAAccag AGCCGGAGAACAACACACATATCTGCTGAGCAGAAGAGAAGATCAAACATAAACATTGGCTTTAAAACACTCTGCAACCTGGTTCCCACACTTAAGTCCCAATCAAAT ATCAGTAATGCAGTCACATTGCAGAAGACAGTAGAGCACATTGGGAAGCTCCAGCAAGAGAGGCAGCAGATGCAAGAAGAGGTCAAGAGATTGCGAGAAGAGATAGAGGAGCTCAACGCCTCCATAAA CCTGTGCCAGGAACAACTACCTGCAACAGGAGTGCCCAGCACGCGGCATCGCTTTGACCACATGCAAGAGAAGTTCAATGAATATATCAAGAGCCGCACTCTCCAGAACTGGAAGTTTTGGATT TTCAGCATCATTATCAAGCCTCTCTTTGAGTCATTTAATGGGATGGTCTTAACTACAAGCAGAGCTGAGCTGTGCCAGACCACGCTGCAATGGCTCGATCGCCATTGTTCCCTTCCGGTGCTCAGACCCA TGGTGCTGAGTACGCTTCGTCAGCTGAGCACAACCACGTCCATTCTTAGCGACCCATCCCTGCTGCCTGAAGAAGCCATCCAGGCTGTCACGCACACAGACGTGTAG
- the mlxip gene encoding MLX-interacting protein isoform X4 — MSFRQKYRRPPASIKQEQDDDSDAEETHLGLRRTDGLESQIIHSGHFMVSSPHSEHPPKKGYDFDTVNKQTCQTYHFGKASASHFSIDASLTKLFECMTLAYSGKLVSPKWKNFKGLKLLWRDKIRLNNAIWRAWYMQYVEKRENPVCHFVTPLDGTMDLDVHRPAEAVATEGKCWKRRIEIVIREYHKWRTYFKKRKHKDDDLSSLLKDEEIVARRVPRKHNETPAPMEMDPLFDMDVLMSEFSDTLFSTLASHQPIAWPNPREIAHAGNADMIQPGLIPLQPNLDFMDSFDPLQDLFHSLRQPVFPSVSPTASSVTPLPSSSSQSQAQLMSSMQLTSNHISPPGPLPIPTPMASQTSGTGGGGDAAFVQNYMPLFPGHVAPSNQAVVSSVSQTLSHDPLAQCLPGQSMVSAAPMVPSPLDNTAALDETVAPSVITHTASSIVTPSAAATTFTHGSEYNSISTQPPPPPSQLQSLAPLPATSVQHPQTFVLPRPFQSSSANKNRPVQRIAPANPVHPPQLILTGPFPGHGNAVIVTPTPMKAEVGPNTVVLTPHLAGSSGFHVVSQTQKSPQPIVPKEKSYSSSRKNQKPSSSVGHSQPGSGQGSPCALDQVPSPQSLISSSSTPLVKNEQNQSRRTTHISAEQKRRSNINIGFKTLCNLVPTLKSQSNISNAVTLQKTVEHIGKLQQERQQMQEEVKRLREEIEELNASINLCQEQLPATGVPSTRHRFDHMQEKFNEYIKSRTLQNWKFWIFSIIIKPLFESFNGMVLTTSRAELCQTTLQWLDRHCSLPVLRPMVLSTLRQLSTTTSILSDPSLLPEEAIQAVTHTDV; from the exons ATGTCTTTTCGGCAGAAATACCGTCGCCCACCGGCGAGTATAAAGCAGGAGCAGGACGACGACTCTGACGCGGAGGAGACTCACCTGGGTCTGAGGAGGACGGACGGGCTGGAGTCTCAGATCATCCACAGTGGACACTTCATGGTGTCGTCGCCCCACAGCGAGCACCCCCCGAAGAAAGGCTACGACTTCGACACTGTCAACAAACAGACCTGTCAGACTTATCATTTTGGCAAAGCGAGCGCATCGCACTTCTCCATAGATGCTTCACTGACCAAACTATTTGAATGCATGACCCTCGCGTACAG TGGTAAGTTGGTTTCTCCCAAATGGAAAAACTTCAAAGGGCTAAAGTTGCTATGGAGAGACAAGATCCGCCTCAACAACGCCATATGGAGAGCCTGGTATATGCAGT ATGTCGAGAAAAGGGAGAATCCCGTTTGTCATTTTGTGACCCCCCTCGATGGAACTATGGACTTGGACGTCCATCGTCCTGCGGAg gcTGTTGCCACAGAGGGGAAATGCTGGAAAAGAAGAATTGAAATTGTCATAAGAGAATATCACAAGTGGAGGACGTACTTTAAGAAAAGG AAGCACAAGGATGATGACCTCTCAAGCTTGCTTAAG GATGAAGAGATTGTTGCACGCCGCGTGCCTCGTAAGCATAATGAAACACCCGCCCCTATGGAGATGGACCCTCTCTTTGACATGGACGTTCTGATGTCTGAGTTTTCAGACACGTTGTTCTCCACGTTGGCCTCGCACCAGCCCATAGCCTGGCCCAATCCGAGGGAGATTg CTCACGCAGGGAACGCTGACATGATCCAACCAGGACTGATCCCCTTACAACCCAACCTAGACTTCATGGACTCCTTCGATCCACTTCAAG ACTTATTTCACAGCCTCCGTCAGCCCGTCTTCCCCTCTGTTTCCCCCACTGCATCATCTGTCACCCCTCTACCCAGCAGCAGCTCTCAGTCACAG GCCCAGTTAATGTCCTCCATGCAGCTCACAAGCAACCACATCTCCCCTCCTGGCCCCCTGCCCATCCCCACTCCCATGGCCAGTCAAACCAGTGGAACAGGTGGTGGTGGGGATGCTGCCTTTGTACAAAACTACATGCCTCTGTTTCCCGGGCACGTGGCGCCCAGTAATCAAGCAGTAGTTTCCTCAGTCTCTCAGACGTTATCCCATGATCCGCTGGCACAGTGCCTCCCAGGTCAGAGCATGGTCTCAGCAGCACCCATGGTTCCCTCACCCTTGGACAACACAGCAGCTCTGGACGAGACCGTAGCACCAtctgtgatcacacacacagcctcttcCATTGTCACACCCAGCGCCGCTGCCACCACCTTCACCCACGGCTCAGAATATAACTCCATATCCACACAACCTCCACCTCCTCCGTCCCAACTCCAATCCTTAGCTCCGCTGCCTGCCACCTCTGTCCAGCACCCTCAGACGTTTGTCTTGCCTCGCCCCTTTCAGTCATCCAGTGCCAACAAAAACCGCCCCGTGCAAAGGATTGCTCCTGCTAACCCCGTCCACCCCCCCCAACTTATCCTCACAG GCCCTTTCCCAGGTCATGGCAATGCTGTGATTGTTACACCAACGCCGATGAAAGCAGAGGTGGGCCCCAATACAGTGGTGCTCACTCCTCATCTTGCAGGG tcATCTGGATTTCATGTTGTGTCTCAGACGCAAAAGTCTCCCCAGCCGATTGTCCCCAAAGAAAAGTCTTATTCTTCCAGCCGCAAAAACCAGAAACCCTCCTCTAGTGTCG GTCACAGTCAGCCAGGATCAGGTCAAGGGTCGCCATGTGCACTAGATCAAGTTCCTAGTCCCCAGTCActgatcagcagcagcagtacgCCTCTGGTAAAGAATGAGCAAAAccag AGCCGGAGAACAACACACATATCTGCTGAGCAGAAGAGAAGATCAAACATAAACATTGGCTTTAAAACACTCTGCAACCTGGTTCCCACACTTAAGTCCCAATCAAAT ATCAGTAATGCAGTCACATTGCAGAAGACAGTAGAGCACATTGGGAAGCTCCAGCAAGAGAGGCAGCAGATGCAAGAAGAGGTCAAGAGATTGCGAGAAGAGATAGAGGAGCTCAACGCCTCCATAAA CCTGTGCCAGGAACAACTACCTGCAACAGGAGTGCCCAGCACGCGGCATCGCTTTGACCACATGCAAGAGAAGTTCAATGAATATATCAAGAGCCGCACTCTCCAGAACTGGAAGTTTTGGATT TTCAGCATCATTATCAAGCCTCTCTTTGAGTCATTTAATGGGATGGTCTTAACTACAAGCAGAGCTGAGCTGTGCCAGACCACGCTGCAATGGCTCGATCGCCATTGTTCCCTTCCGGTGCTCAGACCCA TGGTGCTGAGTACGCTTCGTCAGCTGAGCACAACCACGTCCATTCTTAGCGACCCATCCCTGCTGCCTGAAGAAGCCATCCAGGCTGTCACGCACACAGACGTGTAG